The sequence below is a genomic window from Nitrospira sp..
GTCGGATGCCTTGACCGACGTGTTGCGGGAAGGGGCAAGACGAATGCTGAAGGAGGCTGTGGAAGCGGAAGTGCAGGAGTTTCTGGACCGCCATGCGCCACTGAAAGACGGCAACAACCGTCAACGGGTGGTGCGGAATGGCTATTTACCGGAACGGACGATCCAGACCGGGCTGGGGGACGTCGCCGTCACGGCGCCCCGCGTGCGAGACCGGGAGGGAGCGATCCGGTTCTCATCTCAGATCCTTCCGCCCTACCTGCGGCGCACCAAAAGTCTGGCCGAATTGTTGCCGTGGCTGTACCTCCGGGGGATCTCCACGGGAGACTTCAGTACCGTGCTCACCAGTCTTCTGGGACAGGATGCCCCCGGGTTATCCGCCACGACGATCCAGCGACTGAAGGAGTCCTGGAAGGAAGACCACCGCCAGTGGGCGATACGGGACCTGTCGAAGACCTACGTGTATCTCTGGGCTGAAGGCATCCATTTCAACGTCCCATCAGAAAGCGCTATTCCCTAAAGGCTGCATACCCAACATTTGACATTATCTCAGAGGTGTCTTGTCATGCCTGGTGTGTTTACGTAGCGCCAATCATCGATCCGCGTAAGAGACAACTAAGCCAAATAAGCGTGATTGGACTGGTGCGTGTGGGGTGATCATGTTTGAAAATGATCGTATCCCGTGCAGGGATTGCTCTGTCTCTCTCTAGACATGCCCGACCGAGACGAGCCCATGCACGCCAAACAAAGGAGAGGTGGCCTGCATCTGGTGCCAGGGCAATCGGGAAGTTTCGACCTGGAATAGGCACCGCGGACTTCTTCTTTAATAACGATCAATAGAGGTGTCCATAAGGAGGGAGGACAACATGAATGTTAGACATTTGAGCCTTTCAGTGTTAGGCGCGGTGATCATGGCGTGGCCGACAGCAGTCATCGCCGGAGATTTTAAGACCCCGGTTGCTCCGGAGGAAGTCCTCAAGACGTCGAACCCGATACCGCCGACTTCAGAGGTGGTGCAGGAGGCTCCGAGCATTTATGAAAACAAGTGCAGCAAATGTCATGGGGACAAGGGCGATGGGAAAGGGTCTGCCACGAAAGGATTGGATGTCAAACCGAGAAATTATCGGGACAAAAACGTGATGGAGAAAATCCCGGATGGGCAACTCTTCTGGATCATCGCGAACGGGAGTGATCCGGAGGCGACTGAGATGTCCGGATACAAGAAAAAGCTCTCTGAGGAACAGATGTGGGCGCTGGTCCACTACATTCGAAAATTTACGATGCAGTAGTTATGAATGATGAAGACAGAGAGGGGAAACAGAATGCGGATGAGAATGTTGT
It includes:
- a CDS encoding c-type cytochrome, with amino-acid sequence MNVRHLSLSVLGAVIMAWPTAVIAGDFKTPVAPEEVLKTSNPIPPTSEVVQEAPSIYENKCSKCHGDKGDGKGSATKGLDVKPRNYRDKNVMEKIPDGQLFWIIANGSDPEATEMSGYKKKLSEEQMWALVHYIRKFTMQ